Genomic segment of Rubrivirga sp. SAORIC476:
TCCGAGAGACGCTACAGTCCAGGCGTCTACGAGCGTAGTCAACGCTTTAAGGGTCTTTGTCCGTCCGGCGTGGCCCGCTGACGGGCTTCCGGGTGGACGCAGGCTGATTAGATCTCGTCCGTCGGGCTCAGCCGGAGCCTTCGGGACCAGCTCACTCTAGTCGGTGCCTCGCGAAGCGATAGTGAGCGTCCGCTCCGCGAGACAGCTAGCGGCGTGTTTACGCGGCCAGCGAGTAGGAGTAGTCGTTCGCAGCTACAATTGCGGTCCAATGGGTCTTGCGGGCGTATTGGACACCACCCGGCGCGCAGCCTGCCGCACACGTCTCTCGTCGAAACCGTGTCATCCCCAAAGAACAGTCAGGGCCGAGGCCGCTGAGGAAGAGACAACGTACGCACACTCGGCAGGGTGCCTACTCCGTCGCGTCTTCATCCCGGTCGCGGGGCGTCCCGAGGGGGACCAGGCCGCGCTCGGAGAGGGCTTCGGACAGCGGACCCAGCACCGCCTGGCGGAGCGTGCCGTCGAGCGCATACACCTTCGTCCGCCCCCCGAAGAGGAGGGACCGGCGCTCCCCCCGGACGTACACCCGGACGAAGCCGCCGTCGAGCGGTACGAGGTCCAGCGCGGCCTCGGTCTTCGAGAACAGCCCTGTGTCGACGCGGCGTGGCGCAGTGCTCACGATGACCGAGTCGACGGATGGGGTGAGCGTCCAGCCGGCCGCCTCGGCAGCCTCGCGGAGGTGCGCCGTCACATCGGCCTGGTCTGCGCGGACCTCGTAATCGCGGTACGGCGGGCTGAACCGGGGCGCGCAGGCCGCCAGGGCGAGGAGGAGAGCGAGGAAGGCGAGTCGAACCATGACGTTCCGATGCTACCGCTTCCACTCGCCCGGCGCGAGGGACAAAAAAAAGCCGGGCGGACACGCTCACCCGTACGTGTCCGCCCGACGGTGCGCAGGCCGAAGCCGTGACGCGCACTTTGGTATCGCTCTTTCACGCCCCCTGCGTCATGCGCTCGTGGACGTGCTGGGTTTCCTGACAAGGGGCGTGCCATCCGCAGCCGGACGGCAAAATCTCTTCTCCTGCGAAGCCAGAGGCGGGCTCCTAGCGATAGAAAGCACCGCCCGTCTACTGTGCTGGACAGGTCTGTATCCGATTCGGTACGACCCTAAGGCTCGCTCTCGTTGCGAGTCGCTCTCAGAGTGCGTCAGAGGAGGCTTGAAGGGGAGCACGCGTGAAGCCTCGGTCAGAATCCCGCCCATGCGCCGTGTACGACCGCGACGGCTTTACCTTTGCTTTCTACGGCCTGACCAGACCTCATCACCCAACCCAACGGCCCCTATGCCCTGCGGTAAGAAGCGTAAGCGACACAAGATCGCGACCCACAAGCGGAAGAAGCGGCTCCGGAAGAACCGCCACAAGAAGAAGAACCGCTAGCGGTGGGCCGGGCGGGCGCCTCGCGCCTGCCTGCCGACGCGATCGGCACCTCTGTCAGGCCGTCCCCAGATCGGGGGCGGCCTGTTTCCGGTTGAGTCGGTCGGATCTCACGCCGCCCCGTTATCTTGCGTTGTCCAACGCCTCGGTCCCCCCACCTCCTCTCATGAGCCAGCGCACTCGAGCGGTCCGCGCCTCTCTCTTCGGTTTCCTCGTCGGCGGCGCGGCTGGCGTGACAGTCGGCCTTCTACTCGCGCCTGACGAAGGACGCCAACTCCGGCGCCGGGCAGCCTACCTGCTGGACCGCTGGGCGGGTGATCTCGCGGCGGTCGTGGACCGTCTCGACCGCGACGGGGCCTCCAGCGACGCCCGCGCCCGCGCCGATGCGCTGGTCGCCGACGCGCGTCAGCAGGCCGAGGACCTCCTCTCGGAGGCCGACGCGCTCATCAGCCAGGCCCGCCTCGGCCGGTCCGGCGACGGCGCCTAGCCGATCTCTTTTCCTTCTGCGCGTCTACGCGCGACCACTCCGGTACCGGCACTCGTGCGTTTTACGATTCTCCTCCCCAGCGCGGAGGGCAAGGCGACCGGGGGCAACCCCCTCGCCCCCGACATGTTCGACTATCGCTCGTCGAACACGTTCAACTACTTCTCGCAACTCAACCCCGAGCGTCGAGCACTCATCGATGCGCTCCAGACCCAGGTCCGGGACGGCAGTGATGAGGACCTGGCCAAGCTCTTCGGTGTCAAGGGCGACACGCTCCAGGAGGCCGTCAGCGTAAACCTCGACGTGTACCGCAGCCCGCTCATGGCGTCTGTGGACCGCTACGGGCCGGGTGTGATGTACGCCGCGATGGACTTCGCGGGACTGCCGACGGGCTCGCAGCGACGGCTGTTGGAGAACGGGGTCATCTTCTCGGGCCTCTTCGGTCTGCTCCGGCCCGACGACCTGATCCCGAACTACCGGCTCAAGATGGACGCCAAGGTGGAGGGCATCGGGAAGGTGGCGAACTACTGGAAGGTGCCCCTCTCGACAGCGCTCAACGACTTGGTGGCGGGCCATGCGGTCTGGAACCTTCTGCCGGGCTCCCACGAGGCGGCTTGGGATGACGCGGGCACCTACGGCCGGATGATCCGGGTCAAGTTCTACAAGGAAGATGAGACGGGCGAGCGCACGGCCGTCTCGCATGGCGTCAAGGAACTGCGCGGCGCTCTCGTGGCCCACATCGTCAACGAGACGGCGGACTCGATCGGCTCGCTCGACCTTTGGGAGCCGCCGGACGGCTACGAGGTCGACCACGACGCCTCCGAGATCGACGAGGCCGGGGGCGGGACCGTCGTGATGGTGTCCAGTCCGGGTTGGGAGAAGCGCCGGGCGTCGCGTCGCAAGGCCCGCGCCGAGGCCGAGGCGGAGGCTGCTGCCGCCCGCCGCGCCCGCGAAGAGGACGACGACTAGAGAGCCGTCAGGAGTCAGAGCCGACCGCCTGACCTGACGGCTGACATCTGATCACCGACGCCTTCTCACCATGTCCGTCGTCATCGGCATCGCCGGAGGGTCCGGCTCGGGCAAGACCACCGTCCAGCGCCGCGTCATGGAGCGGTTCGGGACGCGCCGGATCGCGCTGCTCGACCACGACGCCTACTACCGGCCGCTGGACCACCTCTCGCCGGAGCAGCGCGCACGCTTCAACTTCGACCACCCGGACGCGCTGGAGAGCGACCTGATGGTGGCCCACCTCGACCGCCTCATCGCGGGCGAGGCCGTCGAGAAGCCGACCTACTCGTTCGAGACGCATAGCCGGCTGGAGGCGACGCAGACCGTCGAGCCGCGCCCCGTCGTGTTGGTGGAAGGCATCCTCGTCCTCGCCGAGCCCGCCCTCCGGGAGCGGATGGATGTCAAGCTGTTCGTGGACGCCGCGCCCGACGTGCGGCTGATGCGCCGGATGGAGCGTGACCTGCACGAGCGGGGGCGCTCCGTGGAGTCGGTGCTCGAACAGTACCGGCGGACGGTGCGCCCGATGCATCTCGAGTTCGTGGAGCCTTCCAAGCGCCACGCCGACGTGATCATCCCCCGCGGGGGGCAAAACCAGGTGGCCATCGACATGGTGCTCGCACGGGTGCAGTCGCTGCTGGACCTCGACGCGCGCGGCTAAGTCGGTTGGGGGCGGTCTGAGCGTCGAGCCTGGATCTACCGGTCGGCGGAGCCGCTCAGGATCCGGACGCCGTCCAGCACCAGCGTCGGCTCGACGCGGTCCACCTCGGGGATGCGCTCGGCCAGCCAGCCAGCCCAGCCACCGGTGGCGATCACGAGCGCCTCGCCGCTGAGCGCGGCCTGCGTGCGGTGGAGAAGGCCCGCTACGCCGTCGACCACGAGGACACCGAGGCCAGCCTGGATGGCACCGACCGACGAGTCGCCGACGGGCAGGACGGCGTCCGGCCAGGGGACCTCGGGGAGTTGGCCGGTGCCGCGAGCCAGCGACCGCCGCAGGAGATCCGGGCCGGGCAGGATGGCGCCGCCGAGGTAGGCGGGCTCCGCCGACACCACCTCGGTCGTGAGGGTGGTCCCGGCGTCGAGCGCGATCACCGGCCCCCCCCGGGCGAGCGCGTGCGCGGCGACGGCCGCCGCCAGCCGGTCCGTCCCCAACGTGTGCGGCGTCGCGTACGCCATCCGGAAGGGGAGGGAGAGGTCGACCGAGACGACCAGCGGTGTGGTCCCCGTGAGAGCGGTCAGCACGTCCACCAGTGGCGGCGTCAACCTCGGCACGACGGAGCAGAGTCCGCTCGCCCCGACCTCGCCCGCCAGCTTTCCGAGGCGGGCCATCCAGACCTCGACCGATGCGTCGTCTGAGGGAAACCGGGTGACCTCAGACCACGCGCCATCCCACACCGCTGCCTTGACGGTCGTGTTGCCAACATCGAGGGCGAGGAAGGGCACAGCGTTCAAGAGCGTCGAGCGGGGTGGGTCACGGCGCCGCATCTGGCCGCTTCTGCCGAGTGCTGATTCGCTTTTCCCACGAACGCGACGACCTACAGCGACTCGATGCGGACGGCGTCGATGCGGTTGGGGCTGGCCTTGACGATGGTGAAGCGATGGCCTGCGTGGTCGAAGGCGTCGCGCTCGGCGGGGACGCTGCCCATGTGGGCGAGCACGAACCCGGCCACGGTGTCGAAGTCTCCCTCCTCCAACTCGATGCCCTCCTCCTCGGCGAGGGCCTCCAACTCGACGCGGCCGTGGACCAGCACCGTTCGGTCGTCCACGCGACGGATGGGCGCAGCGACGGGGTCGTGCTCGTCGCGGATGTCGCCGAAGAGCTCCTCCAGCAAGTCCTCCAGCGTCACGATGCCCGCCGTGCCGCCGTACTCGTCCACGGCGACCGCCAGCGTGGTGCCGCCCTGGAGGAAGTCGAACAGCAGGTCGCGCGCAGGCTTCGACTCCGGGACGACGCGGGCCGGGCGGAGGATGGAGCCCAGCGTCTCGGGCGCGTGGAAGAGGTCGTGCGCGAGGACCACGCCCACGATCCGGTCCACGTTCTCGCGGTAGACCGGCAGGCGGCTGTAGCCGGTGTCGATGAACGTCTTGCGGACCTCCTCGATGGTCGCGCCTTCCTCGACGGCCTTGATCTCGGTCCGCGGGATCATCGAGTCCTTGACGCGGAGGCTGCGGAGCTCGAACACGTTGGAGAGGATCTCCGACTCCTCCTCGTCGAGGTCGAGCGTGCCCGTCTCGCGGCTCTCCCGGATGACCAGTTCGAAGTCGCGCTGGAGGAACTGCTGCACGGTGCCTGCCTCGCCCTTCGCCATGCGCACGAACAGCCCGCTCACCCAGCCGGCGGCCTTGATGAACACCCAGAAGATGCCGTACGTCAGCTTCAGCGGTCCGGCGAGCACGAGCAGGACGCGGACCGGCGGCTGCCGCAGCAGCGACTTCGGAATCACCTCGCCGAGGACCAGCACCACCAGCGCCGCGATCACGGTCTGGGCGACGAGCACCCAGGGGCCGGGCTCCGCAAGGCCGAGCGCGCCCCCGAAGAAGGCTTCGAGCGGCGGCTCCAGCGCGAAGCTCATCAGCATCGAGTA
This window contains:
- a CDS encoding YtxH domain-containing protein, with amino-acid sequence MSQRTRAVRASLFGFLVGGAAGVTVGLLLAPDEGRQLRRRAAYLLDRWAGDLAAVVDRLDRDGASSDARARADALVADARQQAEDLLSEADALISQARLGRSGDGA
- a CDS encoding YaaA family protein, with the translated sequence MRFTILLPSAEGKATGGNPLAPDMFDYRSSNTFNYFSQLNPERRALIDALQTQVRDGSDEDLAKLFGVKGDTLQEAVSVNLDVYRSPLMASVDRYGPGVMYAAMDFAGLPTGSQRRLLENGVIFSGLFGLLRPDDLIPNYRLKMDAKVEGIGKVANYWKVPLSTALNDLVAGHAVWNLLPGSHEAAWDDAGTYGRMIRVKFYKEDETGERTAVSHGVKELRGALVAHIVNETADSIGSLDLWEPPDGYEVDHDASEIDEAGGGTVVMVSSPGWEKRRASRRKARAEAEAEAAAARRAREEDDD
- the udk gene encoding uridine kinase — protein: MSVVIGIAGGSGSGKTTVQRRVMERFGTRRIALLDHDAYYRPLDHLSPEQRARFNFDHPDALESDLMVAHLDRLIAGEAVEKPTYSFETHSRLEATQTVEPRPVVLVEGILVLAEPALRERMDVKLFVDAAPDVRLMRRMERDLHERGRSVESVLEQYRRTVRPMHLEFVEPSKRHADVIIPRGGQNQVAIDMVLARVQSLLDLDARG
- a CDS encoding type III pantothenate kinase, producing the protein MPFLALDVGNTTVKAAVWDGAWSEVTRFPSDDASVEVWMARLGKLAGEVGASGLCSVVPRLTPPLVDVLTALTGTTPLVVSVDLSLPFRMAYATPHTLGTDRLAAAVAAHALARGGPVIALDAGTTLTTEVVSAEPAYLGGAILPGPDLLRRSLARGTGQLPEVPWPDAVLPVGDSSVGAIQAGLGVLVVDGVAGLLHRTQAALSGEALVIATGGWAGWLAERIPEVDRVEPTLVLDGVRILSGSADR
- a CDS encoding hemolysin family protein yields the protein MTVFLLILLMLALSAFFSGSEIAFVTANRLKTEARARQSGRMGKVVQDFLADPGTLLTTTLVGNNIALVVYSMLMSFALEPPLEAFFGGALGLAEPGPWVLVAQTVIAALVVLVLGEVIPKSLLRQPPVRVLLVLAGPLKLTYGIFWVFIKAAGWVSGLFVRMAKGEAGTVQQFLQRDFELVIRESRETGTLDLDEEESEILSNVFELRSLRVKDSMIPRTEIKAVEEGATIEEVRKTFIDTGYSRLPVYRENVDRIVGVVLAHDLFHAPETLGSILRPARVVPESKPARDLLFDFLQGGTTLAVAVDEYGGTAGIVTLEDLLEELFGDIRDEHDPVAAPIRRVDDRTVLVHGRVELEALAEEEGIELEEGDFDTVAGFVLAHMGSVPAERDAFDHAGHRFTIVKASPNRIDAVRIESL